ACAAACCCTCTCGGTTTTCATAAAGTTGTGCTTTCTCACCGATCGGTTGACCGAGATCAGCATCCCAAAAATCATACCAGTAGTGTTCATGTTGTATGCCACCATTGTAAAGCACATAGCCATCCGAGTGGGTAAGACTCATTGCCGTAAAGACTCGCATCCACTGAAGATTTCTGGGGCTGTCCGGGGGTTCTGTCGGTATGCCCCACCCTTCCAAACAATTGACACGCGGCTCCCGAAGATTCTCATCTGCCCAAAGCAGTGTGCTTTCTATCTCAGCAAGTCCATCGTGTGTATAGCCTGCATCATGGTCCCGACCCGTTTCCATAAAAGTGCCGTTGATTGCCCAGCCGGTGCGCGGAATTTTGCGTCGATTTGTGTTGACGAGGATCAAGAAATCTTCGCGCACCGCTTCACGGATCCGGGTGAGGATAATATCCCGAGCGCGCTGCTCTGCTTCAAAGCCTACGTATCCTTCAGACCAGTCCCCTCCTCCGATAGTCGCAAGGACGGGACCGTCTTCTGTCCACCAGTCGAAAAAGATACCATCATAAAGACCACATTTTGAAACAGCAATCGCCTCTTCAACGATTTTATCAATTACAATAGGCTTTGTAAAGTCCAAGAGTAATCCGCCATCCCACCAAGCAACGATCCGTTCTCCATTTTCATCGCGCAGCCAATATGGCGAACCTTCTGGGTGACTTGTCGGATAGGCCTCCCGCATCTCCAATCCAGCAATAAATAGCATGTTTGGATTCTGGGCAAGGTACGCGTCTCGCAATTCAATTGCTGGGTTCATTTCTCCCACTACCCTTTTGCCTTCCGGTGTTTCCCTGAATTGCTGATTGAAAATAAGGCAACAAAAATAGAGATCGTGAAGTGCCATCTGCTCTAAATCTGACTTTTCAGGGAGATTCAGAACAGGGCTCCATCCTATCCCACCCCACGCACTAAAAATGGAGGGAAAACGTCTATTCTCAATACGTTCGTGGATAGGCAAATTTGATAAAATACAAACTTCATCGTATTCAAAGATCGTTAAAGATAAGGCATCAAGAGGACTGTGGTCTATAATTTTGTTACCCTGTATTTGCAGTTCTTCCAACTTGGTTAGACTTGCCAGCGGACTGACATCAACGATTCTATTGTCATTTAACCTTAATTCAGTAAGTTCTGTTAAATTTTTCAGTGGTGTAATGTCTTCAATCAAATTATAACGAAGATTCAGTCTTCTCAATTGTATTAAAGTCACGAGCGGCGTAATATCTGAAATTTTGCATCCCGCAAGATGAAGCTCTCTCAACTCGGTTAGATTCGCCAAAGGAGAAATATCCGATATTGGGTTTGCCCAGAGATATAATGTTTCTAACTTGAAAAGTTCAGTAAGAGGACTTAAGTCACTAACATGATTTTCAGCAAACGACAACCAAGCAATATTAGTTGCATGTTCCATTCCTGTCAAATCAGTTATCTCTTTCCTATAAGCATCTAATGTCGTTAGTCGTTGCATTTCCACCTGCGTCAGCGGTATTTCATCTGGCAATTCAAGTGTCTCCCGCACGACTCGCCGCAAATTCGGATCCGGCATCCACGCCTCTTGTGCCGATGCAATGCTGCACGCAGCAAGAACACATAAGCCAATTACAAAAAACTGTCTCATTCTTTTCGCCTTACGGAATCACAGCAACGTAAACCTGCGAATGCCCCGAAACATCTGACGTATACACAACAGCCGTTTCATCAGGACTAAAAGAGGGGTGCGGGTGCGTCCACTGCGGTCCATACACCGTGTCCACCTTCATCTCCATCCAACTCAAGGCTTTCTCTCGATCGCCTGATTGCTGTGCCGCTGCCCAATCCTCAGCGAGCGCATATCGATCCGTTTTCCACTGGCTCCCACTGGATGAACTTTCTGGATAACAGATAGGCGTATGTTCGCCTGTTTCCACGTCTACCAACCGCAAACCGATATCTGGGTGAACAGTATCGCACAAGACCTTCGTTCCATCGCGATTACTGGCGATGTGCCACGCATTGAAATCGGAAATCGTCTGCATCTGGAGGGTGTCCAAAGACATCCGCCGAAGCGCATAGGGCCAATGCGTCACAATTAATTCGTCCTTTGCACCGAGAAAGGTCTCGTGGACAAGAAACTCATTGTTGTCATGTTGATAGAGCGAGCGGTTTTTTGTGCCATCGCGCCGAATCGTCCACATCCGGGGGGCGGGATCGCCTGAATACGCGATGAGGTCAGGGTGTTTCGGGTGAAACTGCGGATGGATAATCGTCTGATCTGGTGACGTATAGATAACCTCGCCGCCGCTGCCATCCGTAGCGGTTACGGTGATGTGCGATTTATCGTCGCGCTTCATCGCCGTTACAATGAACCGTTCATCCGCGCTAACACTACATTCACCGAGACCCCCATCTGGAAATTCCGCCAGCACGCGTTCCTCAAAAGTATCAAGATGAATCGCCTTTATAGCGTCTGCTTGCGTGTAAAACAGTTCGGTGCCATCTTTGGAGATCACACCGGAGTAGCCGTGGATGTCGTCGGCATCTGTCAGTTGGACAATATCGCCATTCGGAAATTCCAGTTTGAAAAAATTCGGTTTCCCTGAACGGTAGGAAGTAAAGATGAGATGCTTTTGGTCGGGCGTGAATGAAGAAGTCAGAAAATAGAGGTTATGGTTGATAGAAGTATCGTTTGTGAGTTGATAGATATGCGCGCCCGTTTGGCTGTCTTGGAATTCTTGTAGTTCCGAAGGATGAACGGACGCTTTTGCGTAGTTTGTCATAGTGTTCTCCATTGCGTATAGAGGACCACAAGCTAAATACAGTCTTTCCGCCACAGTGCCAAGTGTTCCGTTACCTACACTAAATCCGTGCCTCAATTAATTCGGATGACACACCTTGATCGGTTTCAACGGGCAACGTAAACGATGGCAATGGAATATCATAACCAGCTTCTTGTAGTCCTTCAATATGAAAATCGATAGCTTCAGTGATCAATTGCCGTACTTCTTCCATTGTTTCACCTACAACGGCACATCCTGGAAGGTCGGGGACATATCCACCATAGTTGTTTCCACATTTTTCAAAAATAACGACATATTCCATAAAACTTTCTCCTCAATTCTTAAGAGCCGCTTGCTTTAGAATATTATTGAGTGTTCCCTTGGAGATATCCTCGTTTGGTTTTCCTGCGATTGTCACGATTCAGGGTTTTGTTGGATGTTTAAACTGTTTATGACTGCCTCGCGTTCGGGCCAAATACCACCCATCATCTTGAATTATTTTAACAATCTGTCTATATTTCATCCTATCGTCACTTCCAATTATACACGCTCTTTGCGTTTATTGCAAAAAAATTAAGTGAACAGGTAGCTTAGCAGCTGCGAGCTTTCACGGAAATCGGGGATGATAATATCTGCGCCCGCGCGGATCAGACGTTC
The DNA window shown above is from Candidatus Poribacteria bacterium and carries:
- a CDS encoding leucine-rich repeat domain-containing protein; this encodes MRQFFVIGLCVLAACSIASAQEAWMPDPNLRRVVRETLELPDEIPLTQVEMQRLTTLDAYRKEITDLTGMEHATNIAWLSFAENHVSDLSPLTELFKLETLYLWANPISDISPLANLTELRELHLAGCKISDITPLVTLIQLRRLNLRYNLIEDITPLKNLTELTELRLNDNRIVDVSPLASLTKLEELQIQGNKIIDHSPLDALSLTIFEYDEVCILSNLPIHERIENRRFPSIFSAWGGIGWSPVLNLPEKSDLEQMALHDLYFCCLIFNQQFRETPEGKRVVGEMNPAIELRDAYLAQNPNMLFIAGLEMREAYPTSHPEGSPYWLRDENGERIVAWWDGGLLLDFTKPIVIDKIVEEAIAVSKCGLYDGIFFDWWTEDGPVLATIGGGDWSEGYVGFEAEQRARDIILTRIREAVREDFLILVNTNRRKIPRTGWAINGTFMETGRDHDAGYTHDGLAEIESTLLWADENLREPRVNCLEGWGIPTEPPDSPRNLQWMRVFTAMSLTHSDGYVLYNGGIQHEHYWYDFWDADLGQPIGEKAQLYENREGLFIREFTNGWAVYNRSGTAQEMELPEKVSGVASGLTGTAHTIPDLDGEIYLKQETSPSADVNGDGVVNIQDLVLVANAFGEAEPDLNGDEVVNIQDLVIVANAFGQ
- a CDS encoding oligogalacturonate lyase family protein codes for the protein MTNYAKASVHPSELQEFQDSQTGAHIYQLTNDTSINHNLYFLTSSFTPDQKHLIFTSYRSGKPNFFKLEFPNGDIVQLTDADDIHGYSGVISKDGTELFYTQADAIKAIHLDTFEERVLAEFPDGGLGECSVSADERFIVTAMKRDDKSHITVTATDGSGGEVIYTSPDQTIIHPQFHPKHPDLIAYSGDPAPRMWTIRRDGTKNRSLYQHDNNEFLVHETFLGAKDELIVTHWPYALRRMSLDTLQMQTISDFNAWHIASNRDGTKVLCDTVHPDIGLRLVDVETGEHTPICYPESSSSGSQWKTDRYALAEDWAAAQQSGDREKALSWMEMKVDTVYGPQWTHPHPSFSPDETAVVYTSDVSGHSQVYVAVIP
- a CDS encoding type II toxin-antitoxin system HicB family antitoxin: MEYVVIFEKCGNNYGGYVPDLPGCAVVGETMEEVRQLITEAIDFHIEGLQEAGYDIPLPSFTLPVETDQGVSSELIEARI